One stretch of Cryptococcus neoformans var. neoformans B-3501A chromosome 5, whole genome shotgun sequence DNA includes these proteins:
- a CDS encoding hypothetical protein (Match to ESTs gb|CF190775.1|CF190775, gb|CF190774.1|CF190774, gb|CF182954.1|CF182954), which yields MSQPEAQQKKEQKQDQAPPTPHEDENQPDDNDNQSENNDQPPKEPQPEPQRQKKKKPQGRGGKGPLPDVKEATKPVQNGTDTAEGALSGAGDTAQGAVGGATDGATDQALGPLKSRRKPLPNELADTAPEDQPGGGKDKEEKGSLRINISLDLDVEVHLTARIKGDITIGLL from the exons ATGTCTCAGCCAGAAGCCCAACAGAAAAA AGAACAGAAGCAAGATCAGGCTCCCCCTACTCCTcatgaggatgaaaatCAGCCTGACGACAATGATAACCAATCTGAAAACAACGACCAGCCTCCAAAAGAGCCTCAGCCCGAACCCCAACgacaaaaaaagaagaaaccaCAGGGTCGCGGCGGCAAAGGTCCTCTTCCGGACGTAAAAGAAGCTACTAAGCCCGTCCAGAATGGCACCGATACCGCCGAGGGTGCCCTGAGTGGGGCTGGCGATACTGCTCAAGGTGCCGTCGGTGGAGCGACGGACGGCGCCACAGACCAAGCTTTGGGGCCTCTTAAATCTCGACGTAAGCCTCTTCCTAATGAGCTTGCCGACACTGCCCCCGAAGACCAGCCTGGCGGTGGTAAGGacaaggaagagaagggcaGTTTGAGGATCAACATCTCTCTGGATTTGGATGTCGAGGTTCATTTGACAGCGAGGATTAAGG GTGACATTACTATTGGCCTGCTATAA
- a CDS encoding hypothetical protein (HMMPfam hit to ArfGap, Putative GTPase activating protein for Arf, score: 175.2, E(): 1.3e-49), which yields MSTRQDKSTTERHAKILRELVKQPGNKNCADCKRNDTRWASWNLGVFLCIRCSGIHRSMGTHISKVKSIDLDIWTPEQMESIQKWGNKRANMYWERHLKAGHIPSDHKIESFIRSKYETRRWAMDGPPPPDPSVLENESTGGVVSPPPHQTKSPAPIPSSTSSSAAPPVPAHLPKTHPLLSRSIASSKATPSKPTSAVQAPIIDLFADDPAPAPAAVPAASSRAPAPIATAPAPAQPAPSSASNIFDLDFRTPSAPPLSNSPPASGPISNKSQSAKADIMSLFSSPSPSAIQSQQPNLAGGFFNATPSGVQATSPYASWQGGITSAVPSDGTQLGIPVGNKWSGLQMDQNAWGAPQHAQATQKTQPTQAYAQPQQQQSVNNMVSDPWTQAKTSMASPSDPWASTSSGDAGMGGGFFGMNQAQPKKEKDERDPFANIWA from the exons ATGTCGACGAGACAGG ACAAATCCACGACGGAGCGCCACGCGAAGATCCTCCGTGAGCTCGTGAAGCAGCCTGGCAATAAGAACTGTGCCGATTGCAAGCGAAATG ATACACGATGGGCATCATGGAATTTGGGTGTCTTCCTCTGTATCCGGTGTTCCGGTATTCACCGTTCAATGGGGACGCATATCAGTAAAGTGAAGTCTATCGATCTCGACATATGGACGCCCGAGCAAATGGAG TCAATTCAAAAATGGGGAAATAAGCGTGCCAACATGTATTGGGAGAGGCATCTCAAAGCGGGGCATATACCATCTGACCA CAAAATTGAGTCCTTCATTCGGTCAAAATACGAGACTCGCCGTTGGGCAATGGACggacctcctccacccgACCCCAGTGTTCTCGAGAATGAAAGCACTGGGGGTGTCGTCTCTCCCCCACCCCATCAGACAAAATCCCCTGCCCctattccttcctccacttcttcctctgcgGCGCCCCCCGTCCCCGCCCATTTACCCAAGACCCACCCTTTGCTGTCAAGGAGCATAGCTTCCAGCAAAGCCACCCCTTCCAAGCCTACATCTGCCGTCCAAGCGCCTATCATTGATCTCTTTGCTGATGACCCAGCTCCTGCACCTGCGGCTGTCCCTGCTGCCAGCTCTAGAGCACCTGCACCAATCGCTACTGCACCTGCCCCTGCTCAGCCCGCCCCTTCCTCAGCTTCCAATATCTTTGACCTCGACTTCCGTACTCCCTCTGCACCGCCCCTTTCCAACTCCCCGCCCGCCTCTGGACCTATCTCCAACAAATCCCAATCAGCCAAAGCGGACATCATGTCCCTCTTCtcgtctccttccccttctgccATCCAATCCCAACAACCCAATTTGGCAGGTGGTTTCTTCAACGCTACACCAAGTGGCGTCCAAGCCACAAGCCCCTACGCCTCTTGGCAAGGTGGTATCACCTCTGCCGTGCCTTCGGACGGGACTCAGTTGGGGATACCAGTGGGTAATAAGTGGAGTGGACTGCAAATGGACCAGAACGCCTGGGGCGCTCCCCAGCACGCCCAAGCTACGCAGAAGACCCAACCCACTCAGGCGTACGCTCAgccacaacaacaacaaagcGTGAACAACATGGTTTCTGATCCATGGACACAGGCAAAAACCTCTATGGCTTCCCCTTCTGACCCATGGGCTAGCACGTCTAGTGGGGATGCCGGTATGGGCGGCGGATTCTTTGGGATGAACCAAGCGCAGCccaaaaaggagaaggatgagagggaTCCATTTGCTAATATTTGGGCGTAG
- a CDS encoding hypothetical protein (Match to EST gb|CF188147.1|CF188147; HMMPfam hit to UPF0016, Uncharacterized protein family UPF0016, score: 189.9, E(): 4.9e-54) — protein MPEIPNSDSTLDGFVQAFVMIVVSEIGDKTFLIAAIMATRHPRMTVFAGAFASLVVMSMLSAALGRVILGLIPKLWTLWAASVLFFVFGAKMLQEAFSMASGSSHIQDEMREVEEELEEDSAVHDSHNARGTTILLESVEAGTGTRSPRVSTSRLDRSASPRPSRSGPSIHFPLSGGNNVGPLEKGKHWTMVLKEKIRTTLQMTTNPVFAQAFVLTFLGEWGDRSQITTIAMAGAHSVAVIAFGTIVGHGVCTCGAVLGGRYLSTKISVKHISLLGAAAFIIFAFLYAIEAYYYNGDLEVNW, from the exons ATGCCGGAAATACCGAACTCGGACAGTACTCTCG ATGGTTTCGTCCAAGCCTTTGTGATGATCGTCGTTTCCGAGATTGGAGACAAGACTTTCCTTATCGCCGCCATTATGGCGACGAGGCATCCCCGAATGACCGTGTTCGCCGGAGCTTTCGCGAGCTTGGTGGTGATGAGCATGTTAAGTGCCGCTTTGGGACGTGTAATCTTAGGCTTAATACCTAAA CTTTGGACTCTTTGGGCTGCATCCGTCCTCTTTTTTGTATTCGGTGCCAAAATGCTTCAAGAAGCTTTCAGCATGGCATCTGGCTCATCCCACATCCAAGATGAAATGCGTGAggtcgaagaagaactggaagaagactCTGCCGTCCACGATTCTCACAATGCGCGAGGGACCACTATCCTGTTGGAATCCGTCGAAGCCGGTACTGGTACTCGAAGCCCTCGTGTATCGACTTCAAGGCTTGATCGAAGTGCTTCCCCTCGCCCTAGCAGATCAGGACCCTCAATCCACTTCCCGTTATCAGGAGGTAACAATGTCGGACCTTTGGAGAAGGGCAAGCATTGGACTATGGTgttgaaggaaaagattaGGACGACTTTGCAGATGACCACCAACCCTGTATTTGCGCAGGCATTTGTACTTACCTTCCTGGGTGAGTGGGGAGACCGAAGTCAGATTACCACTATCGCGATGGCTGGTGCTCAT AGTGTGGCCGTCATTGCTTTTGGGACAATCGTGGGTCACGGTGTATGTACTTGCGGTGCTGTCTTGGGTGGACGATATCTCTCCACAAAAATCTCTGTTAAACACA TCTCACTCCTTGGTGCCGCggctttcatcatctttgcGTTCCTCTACGCCATCGAAGCTTACTACTACAATGGTGATCTCGAAGTCAATTGGTAA